One genomic window of Cottoperca gobio chromosome 10, fCotGob3.1, whole genome shotgun sequence includes the following:
- the purab gene encoding transcriptional activator protein Pur-alpha, with the protein MADRDSGSDHGGPTAGPGSLPPGAMGAMSRLQHDTEELASKRVDIQNKRFYLDVKQNVKGRFLKIAEVGAGGNKSRLTLSMSVAVEFRDYLGDFIEHYAQLGPTNPDIVQDEPRRALKSEFLVRENRKYYMDLKENQRGRFLRIRQTVNRGPGLGSAQGQTIALPAQGLIEFRDALAKLIDDYGVDEEPAELPEGTSLTVDNKRFFFDVGSNKYGVFMRVSEVKPTYRNSITVPCKVWSKFGNTFSKYADEMRKIQERSREKRASELLPEGPHGGDDGDDD; encoded by the coding sequence ATGGCGGACAGAGACAGTGGCAGTGACCACGGAGGGCCCACCGCAGGCCCCGGCTCGCTGCCCCCGGGTGCGATGGGTGCCATGTCCCGGCTGCAGCACGACACTGAGGAGCTCGCGTCTAAGCGCGTCGACATCCAGAACAAGCGCTTCTACCTTGACGTGAAGCAGAATGTTAAAGGCCGCTTCCTAAAGATAGCCGAGGTCGGGGCTGGGGGAAACAAGAGCCGCCTCACTCTTTCTATGTCGGTTGCCGTGGAGTTCCGCGACTATCTCGGGGACTTTATCGAACATTACGCCCAGCTGGGCCCGACCAACCCAGACATAGTGCAGGATGAGCCCCGGCGGGCGCTCAAGAGCGAATTCCTAGTCCGGGAGAATCGGAAATATTACATGGATCTGAAAGAGAACCAGAGGGGGCGGTTCCTAAGGATCCGACAGACCGTTAATCGGGGGCCCGGATTGGGAAGCGCGCAAGGCCAGACCATCGCGCTGCCGGCGCAGGGTCTCATCGAGTTCCGCGATGCTTTGGCCAAACTCATCGACGACTATGGCGTGGACGAGGAGCCGGCGGAGCTCCCGGAGGGCACCTCGCTTACAGTCGACAACAAGCGCTTCTTCTTTGACGTGGGCTCCAATAAGTACGGGGTCTTCATGCGAGTCAGCGAGGTGAAGCCCACTTACCGGAACTCCATTACGGTTCCGTGCAAAGTGTGGTCCAAATTCGGCAACACCTTCAGTAAATATGCGGATGAGATGAGGAAGATCcaggagaggagtagagagaaaCGGGCCTCCGAACTGCTACCTGAAGGCCCACACGGCGGAGATGACGGCGACGATGACTGA